In a genomic window of Cyanobacteria bacterium FACHB-DQ100:
- a CDS encoding CsbD family protein: MSLEDKAKATAKNVEGKAQEAMGNVTGDPGDKMEGKAKQAEAGVRHAAEDAKDSVKDAVDRA; the protein is encoded by the coding sequence ATGAGTTTAGAAGATAAAGCTAAAGCTACTGCTAAGAACGTTGAAGGAAAAGCTCAAGAAGCTATGGGCAACGTGACCGGAGATCCGGGTGACAAGATGGAAGGTAAAGCAAAGCAAGCTGAAGCAGGCGTTCGCCACGCGGCTGAAGATGCGAAAGATTCCGTTAAAGATGCGGTTGATCGCGCATAG